One Leisingera sp. M658 genomic window carries:
- the pstA gene encoding phosphate ABC transporter permease PstA, whose translation MTDLSQSPSAPRKHGGSLLEQTPHTKKRNAAEIRFKAYGIAAIAVGLLMLAILVTTIVGKGTGAFQQTFVTLKVDLLEAKLDKKGNRDLADIKKVTTFGYAPIIKGAMETAVAELGIETSLKSKELAGILSKDVAAQLRDFVIANPDQIGQTVEFRFLASGRVDGYLKGRVTRDSIVNDKNISAEQLDLVDALAAAGVLEKTFNLDFILGADASDARPEAAGIGVAMLGSLFMMLVVLALALPIGVAASIYLEEFAPQNWLTDMIEVNISNLAAVPSIVFGILGLAVFINYMHLPTSAPLVGGLVLTLMTLPTIIISTRASLKSVPPSIRDAALGVGASKMQAVFHHVLPLAAPGILTGTIIGLAQALGETAPLLLIGMVGFIASNAPETIADGLLAPNSAMPAQIYEWAKRADPAFYERAWGGIIILLIFLVTMNTFAVILRRRFERRW comes from the coding sequence ATGACCGATCTCAGCCAATCCCCCTCTGCGCCGCGCAAACACGGCGGCTCGCTGCTGGAGCAAACCCCGCATACCAAAAAGCGCAACGCAGCGGAAATCCGCTTCAAGGCTTATGGTATTGCTGCCATTGCTGTCGGCCTGCTGATGCTGGCGATCCTAGTGACCACCATCGTCGGCAAAGGCACCGGTGCGTTCCAGCAGACCTTTGTCACCCTGAAAGTGGACCTTCTGGAAGCCAAGCTCGACAAGAAGGGCAACCGCGACCTGGCCGATATCAAGAAGGTCACCACTTTCGGTTATGCCCCGATCATCAAGGGCGCGATGGAGACCGCGGTGGCGGAGCTGGGCATTGAGACCAGCCTCAAATCCAAGGAGCTGGCCGGCATCCTGTCCAAGGACGTCGCCGCCCAGCTGCGCGATTTTGTCATCGCCAACCCGGACCAGATCGGCCAAACGGTTGAATTCCGCTTCCTCGCCTCAGGCCGGGTTGACGGCTACCTGAAGGGCCGCGTCACCCGCGACAGCATCGTCAACGACAAGAACATCTCGGCCGAGCAGCTTGATCTTGTTGACGCTTTGGCTGCTGCCGGGGTGCTGGAAAAAACCTTCAACCTCGACTTCATCCTAGGCGCCGATGCCTCCGATGCCCGCCCCGAGGCCGCCGGTATCGGCGTTGCAATGCTGGGTTCGCTGTTCATGATGCTGGTGGTGCTGGCGCTGGCGCTGCCGATTGGTGTGGCCGCCTCTATCTATCTTGAGGAATTCGCCCCGCAGAACTGGCTCACCGACATGATCGAGGTGAACATCTCCAACCTCGCCGCGGTGCCCTCCATCGTGTTCGGCATCCTCGGCCTTGCGGTGTTCATCAACTACATGCACCTGCCGACTTCGGCCCCCTTGGTGGGCGGGCTGGTGCTGACGCTGATGACCCTGCCGACGATCATCATCTCCACCCGCGCCTCGCTGAAATCGGTGCCGCCGTCGATCCGCGACGCCGCGCTGGGTGTCGGGGCGTCCAAAATGCAGGCGGTGTTTCACCACGTGCTGCCGCTGGCGGCACCGGGCATCCTGACCGGCACCATTATTGGACTGGCGCAGGCACTGGGCGAGACCGCGCCGCTGCTGCTGATCGGCATGGTCGGATTCATCGCCTCCAACGCGCCGGAAACGATTGCCGACGGCCTGCTGGCGCCGAATTCCGCCATGCCCGCGCAGATCTACGAATGGGCCAAACGCGCCGACCCGGCGTTCTATGAACGCGCCTGGGGCGGCATCATCATCCTTCTCATCTTCCTGGTGACCATGAACACTTTCGCCGTGATCCTGCGCCGCCGCTTTGAACGCCGCTGGTAA
- the pstC gene encoding phosphate ABC transporter permease subunit PstC: protein MPTFWLVALLLALSAAGFYGGRRRAIATANGDVRDLHSLPSYYGYHVAMAAFVPAVTALAIWLLAQPMFIETRVSGTIPAEAVPENSTLGLVMSDVRRVAEGLDSVVEQGLLTARQARDISSGEQNVRALLGEVGVALGSDVQPEVLTAAQTYRNLSHTGRTAMTVVVALLAFGGFAWAYSRSHKDFRARNVVERAILALLILAASLAILTTIGIVLSMLFETKNFFGLHSWTDFFFGSTWAPNFRGDSELSILPLLWGTLYISFIALLVAVPVGLFAAIYLSEYASGTVRAFAKPLLEILAGIPTIVYGLFALLTVGPALADLFGKGGLLGVEWMAGATSVLTAGLVMGIMLIPFVSSLSDDIINAVPQAMRDGSLGLGATKSETVRQVVIPAALPGIVGAVLLAASRAIGETMIVVMGAGAIAKFSANPLESMTTITTRIVSQLTGDTDFASPETLVAFALGLTLFVLTLGLNVLALYIVRKYREQYD, encoded by the coding sequence ATGCCCACTTTCTGGCTTGTTGCCCTCCTGCTCGCACTGTCTGCCGCTGGCTTTTACGGCGGCCGCCGCCGCGCGATTGCCACTGCAAACGGTGATGTGAGGGACCTGCACTCGCTGCCGTCATATTACGGCTACCATGTTGCGATGGCCGCCTTTGTCCCGGCCGTCACGGCGCTGGCCATCTGGCTTCTGGCGCAGCCGATGTTCATCGAGACCCGTGTCTCCGGCACAATCCCGGCTGAAGCGGTTCCGGAAAACTCCACCCTGGGCCTGGTGATGAGCGACGTGCGCCGCGTCGCCGAGGGGCTGGACAGTGTAGTAGAACAGGGGCTGTTGACCGCCCGCCAGGCGCGCGACATCAGCAGTGGCGAACAGAACGTGCGTGCCCTGCTGGGTGAGGTCGGCGTGGCCCTTGGCTCGGACGTGCAGCCCGAAGTCCTGACGGCGGCCCAAACCTACCGCAACCTATCGCACACCGGTCGGACCGCCATGACCGTGGTTGTCGCGCTGCTGGCCTTTGGCGGTTTCGCTTGGGCCTACAGCCGCAGCCACAAGGACTTCCGTGCCCGGAATGTGGTGGAGCGGGCCATTCTGGCGCTGCTGATCCTTGCCGCCTCGCTGGCGATCCTGACTACCATCGGCATCGTTCTGTCGATGCTGTTTGAAACCAAAAACTTCTTTGGCCTGCACAGTTGGACGGACTTCTTCTTCGGCTCCACCTGGGCGCCCAACTTCCGCGGCGACAGTGAGCTGTCGATCCTGCCGCTGTTGTGGGGTACGCTCTATATCTCCTTTATCGCCCTTTTGGTGGCGGTGCCGGTTGGCCTGTTTGCAGCCATCTATCTGTCGGAATACGCCAGCGGCACTGTACGGGCCTTTGCCAAACCGCTGCTGGAGATCCTCGCCGGTATCCCGACCATCGTTTACGGCCTGTTTGCGCTGCTGACCGTTGGTCCGGCACTGGCGGACTTATTTGGCAAGGGCGGCCTCTTGGGGGTCGAGTGGATGGCCGGTGCCACTTCGGTGCTGACTGCCGGGCTGGTGATGGGTATTATGCTGATCCCCTTTGTCTCCTCGCTGTCTGATGACATCATCAACGCGGTGCCGCAGGCAATGCGCGACGGCTCACTGGGCCTCGGCGCCACCAAATCGGAAACCGTGCGCCAGGTGGTGATACCGGCAGCGCTGCCGGGCATTGTCGGCGCGGTGCTGCTGGCCGCCTCGCGTGCCATTGGCGAGACCATGATCGTGGTCATGGGGGCTGGGGCGATTGCCAAGTTCTCTGCCAACCCGCTGGAGTCGATGACCACGATCACCACCCGCATCGTCAGCCAGCTGACCGGCGACACCGACTTTGCCAGCCCCGAAACGCTGGTTGCCTTTGCCCTGGGTCTGACCCTGTTTGTCCTGACCCTCGGCCTGAACGTCCTGGCGCTCTATATCGTGCGCAAATACCGGGAGCAGTACGACTGA
- a CDS encoding substrate-binding domain-containing protein: protein MSFVKLTASTLAIAAVSATAAAARDQVQVAGSSTVLPYASIVAEAFGENFDFPTPVVESGGSSAGLKRFCEGVGENTIDVANASRKIKDKEIAACAENGVTGIIEVRIGYDGIVFASDINANSFEYTPTDWFLALSDKIMVDGELVDNPNTTWADVNANFPAVDIQAFVPGTKHGTREVFEDKVILAGCEATGAFEHLLAHAEGDSDKAKKKAAEKACIALRTDGKSVDIDGDYTETLARIESNKDGIGVFGLAFYENNTDKLQVATMSGIVPSTESIATGEYPVSRPLFFYVKKAHIGVIPGLKEYAEFFVADEVAGEDGPLAEYGLVADPELADTQESVSNEAVMGGNS from the coding sequence ATGTCCTTTGTGAAACTGACCGCTTCCACCCTGGCTATCGCCGCCGTATCCGCCACCGCAGCAGCTGCCCGCGACCAGGTGCAGGTTGCCGGTTCGTCGACCGTTCTGCCCTATGCTTCGATCGTGGCAGAAGCCTTTGGCGAAAACTTCGATTTCCCGACCCCGGTTGTGGAATCCGGCGGCTCCTCCGCTGGTCTCAAGCGGTTCTGCGAAGGCGTGGGCGAGAACACCATCGACGTCGCCAATGCGTCGCGCAAGATCAAGGACAAGGAAATCGCCGCCTGCGCCGAAAACGGCGTGACCGGCATCATCGAAGTCCGTATCGGCTATGACGGCATCGTTTTTGCCTCGGACATTAACGCCAATTCTTTTGAGTACACCCCTACCGACTGGTTTCTGGCGCTGTCCGACAAGATCATGGTCGACGGCGAACTGGTCGACAACCCGAACACAACCTGGGCCGACGTGAACGCCAACTTCCCGGCTGTCGACATCCAGGCCTTTGTTCCGGGCACCAAACACGGCACCCGCGAAGTCTTTGAGGATAAGGTGATCCTGGCCGGCTGCGAAGCCACCGGCGCGTTTGAGCACCTTCTGGCCCACGCCGAAGGGGATAGTGACAAAGCCAAGAAGAAAGCAGCCGAGAAAGCCTGTATCGCCCTGCGCACCGACGGCAAATCGGTCGATATTGACGGCGACTACACCGAGACCCTGGCCCGCATTGAAAGCAACAAGGACGGTATCGGCGTCTTTGGCCTGGCGTTTTATGAGAACAACACCGACAAGCTGCAAGTTGCCACCATGTCCGGCATCGTGCCTTCGACCGAAAGCATCGCAACCGGCGAATATCCGGTCTCCCGCCCGCTGTTCTTCTACGTGAAGAAGGCGCACATCGGCGTGATCCCGGGCCTGAAGGAATATGCTGAATTCTTCGTGGCTGACGAAGTTGCCGGCGAAGACGGCCCGCTGGCCGAATACGGTCTGGTTGCCGACCCGGAACTGGCGGACACTCAGGAATCTGTTTCCAACGAGGCCGTGATGGGCGGCAACTCCTAA
- a CDS encoding ATP-binding protein translates to MTTDQIDGFLAAIPLPAVMVDQTERFIAVNSGAEALLGQGIRGRHFATILRQPSVATAIEACLNDKESRTARHLSNDGAQDTAYTVTLRYVPGIGAVGGGAALVCFDDITEREQASQMRRDFVANVSHELRTPLTALIGFIETLRGPAKDDSAARDRFLTIMEGEASRMNRLVGDLLSLNRVESEERVRPKQSVDLAAHLATTLKTLAPVAEARGVSMELKAPQDSATVIGDPDQLQQVFINLVENAVKYGGDRVRVELSFTEREPSVRVPAARVQVIDNGPGIDPVHLPRLTERFYRADSHRSREMGGTGLGLAIVKHIINRHRGRLRVESDLGQGSVFTVILPK, encoded by the coding sequence ATGACGACCGATCAGATTGACGGGTTTCTGGCGGCGATCCCGCTGCCTGCCGTGATGGTGGACCAGACCGAACGTTTCATCGCTGTGAACAGCGGCGCCGAGGCGCTGCTGGGGCAGGGGATCAGGGGCCGCCACTTCGCCACCATCCTGCGCCAGCCCAGCGTTGCCACAGCCATCGAGGCCTGCCTGAACGACAAGGAATCGCGAACCGCGCGGCACCTGTCCAACGACGGCGCCCAAGACACTGCTTACACGGTCACCCTGCGATATGTCCCTGGCATTGGCGCTGTTGGCGGCGGCGCGGCCCTGGTTTGTTTTGATGACATTACCGAGCGTGAGCAAGCCAGCCAGATGCGCCGCGATTTTGTGGCCAATGTCAGCCATGAGCTGCGCACGCCGCTGACGGCTTTGATCGGCTTTATCGAAACCCTGCGCGGCCCGGCCAAGGATGATTCCGCTGCCCGGGACCGTTTCCTGACGATTATGGAGGGCGAAGCCAGCCGGATGAACCGCCTGGTCGGGGACCTCCTGTCGCTGAACCGGGTCGAAAGCGAAGAACGGGTGCGCCCCAAGCAGAGCGTCGATCTGGCCGCCCATCTGGCTACGACGCTGAAAACCCTCGCTCCGGTCGCCGAGGCGCGCGGCGTTTCAATGGAGTTGAAGGCGCCGCAGGACAGTGCAACGGTCATTGGCGATCCGGATCAGCTGCAGCAGGTGTTCATCAACCTGGTTGAAAACGCAGTCAAGTACGGAGGCGACCGGGTCCGCGTCGAGCTTAGCTTTACAGAACGGGAGCCGTCGGTGCGTGTGCCTGCAGCCCGTGTTCAAGTGATCGACAACGGGCCGGGCATCGACCCCGTTCATCTGCCGCGCCTGACAGAACGGTTCTACCGCGCCGACAGCCACCGCTCGCGTGAGATGGGCGGAACCGGGCTGGGGCTGGCCATTGTAAAACACATCATCAACCGCCACCGTGGACGGCTGCGGGTGGAAAGCGATCTGGGCCAGGGGTCTGTTTTCACAGTGATCCTGCCCAAGTAG